TTGCCTCTGGTCACCAGCGTCGGCTACGCCACGCCCGGTTCGTTCGGCAGCTGGTGTGCCGACCTCAACCTGCCCTGCATCACTGCGGAGCTGCCGCCGGTTTCAGCCGATGAGGCCACCGAACGCTACCTGGCGGCGATGGTGGCGCTACTGCGCTGGCACCCGTGACAGCTCGATGCGCCCACAGCTGAAAGGCAGGGCGGGATCCGCATCGACCGCCAGCCAGGTCGGGCCGTCGAGGTCCACAAAGCGGGCCTTCGGTGCCAGCGGCAGCGCGGCGCGAATGGCGCGAGAGGTGCAGAGCATACAGCCGAGCATGATCTCAAAGCCCTGGCGGCGCGCGTCCTCCGCCAGCGCCAGCGCTTCAGTCAGCCCGCCGGTTTTATCCAGTTTGATGTTGACCATCTCGTAGCGGCCGCTCAGCCCCGGCAGATCCTGCCGCGTATGGCAGCTCTCATCGGCACAGATCGGCAGCGGATGAATAAAGTTTTCCAGCGCGGCATCTTCCCCTGCGGGCAGCGGCTGTTCCAGCATCGCCACGCCGAGGTCGGCCAGCAGCTGGCAGCGTGCCGCCAGGCCTTCCGCGTGCCAGGACTCATTGGCATCAATAATCAGCGTCGCATCGGGAACCGCCGCGCGGATGGCGACCAGACGTTCGGCAATCAGATGATTATCCAGCTTGATTTTTAACAGTCTGGCCCCGTTCTGCCACAGCGCCAGCGCGCTGCTGGCCATCATTTCCGGCACGTCGATGCTGACGGTCTGCGCCATATCAATCACCGGCGGTGCCTGTTCCCCGGCAAGCTGCCACAGGCTGCGCTGCTCTCGCAGTGATTCCAGCTGCCACAGCGCGCTGTCGACGGCGTTGCGCGCCGCGCCGGCGGGCAGCACCTGCTGGAGCTGTTCGCGGGTCATGCCCTGCTCAAGCTGCGGGATGATGCGGCTAATCAGCGCCATCACCGATTCTTCACTCTCGCCGTAGCGCGGATAGGGCGAACACTCGCCCTGCACCCTGACGCCCTGCTCTTCCAGTTCAACCACTACCACGCCCACCTCGTTGCGGGTGCCGCGGGCGATGACGAACGGCGTATGCAACGGCCAGCTCTCCGGATAGACCTTCACTGCTCTCATGCTCATGTCCTTATACGCTCTGGGCTTTTAATTTTGTTATCGTTTTTTACTGTCTCATCGCTTCAGCATGGCATACACTGAAAGCGTTTAAACACCATTAACATTAAAAGGATAGTCTATGTCTCAGACCGTACATTTTCAGGGTAACCCGGTTTCCGTTGACGGCCAGATCCCTGGTCCTGGCCAGAGCGCGAAACCCTTTACCCTGGTCGCGAAAGACCTTGCTGATGTCTCTCTTTCGCAGTACGCAGGTAAACGTAAGGTGCTGAAT
The sequence above is a segment of the Erwinia sp. SLM-02 genome. Coding sequences within it:
- the ycjG gene encoding L-Ala-D/L-Glu epimerase, with product MRAVKVYPESWPLHTPFVIARGTRNEVGVVVVELEEQGVRVQGECSPYPRYGESEESVMALISRIIPQLEQGMTREQLQQVLPAGAARNAVDSALWQLESLREQRSLWQLAGEQAPPVIDMAQTVSIDVPEMMASSALALWQNGARLLKIKLDNHLIAERLVAIRAAVPDATLIIDANESWHAEGLAARCQLLADLGVAMLEQPLPAGEDAALENFIHPLPICADESCHTRQDLPGLSGRYEMVNIKLDKTGGLTEALALAEDARRQGFEIMLGCMLCTSRAIRAALPLAPKARFVDLDGPTWLAVDADPALPFSCGRIELSRVPAQ